Genomic window (Argopecten irradians isolate NY chromosome 2, Ai_NY, whole genome shotgun sequence):
GAGGACATGTTCCGCCATAATGATGATAAAGTGAAGTTGTTCACAGGTCTACCCGGTTTTTCTGTGCTGATGACTGTGTTTATGTTGATTGAGCCACATTTGCCCTTATCACACAACAGTGCATTGACAAAATTTCAACAGATGATGCTGGTATTCATGCGCCTCAAGATGAACCTTCCAGTGCTGTATGTGGCAGATAGATTTGGGATTTCAACTGGGACAGTGTCGAAAGTATTTGCAAATACtctaaatgtattttataagagACTGAAGCGTCTTGTTTATTGGCCAAGTACGGACGAACTTAGAAAAACAATGCCTGTGGTATTCAGAAAGGACTTTGGGTTGAAAGTAACAGTCATCATAGATTGCTTTGAAATATTTACGGACAGACCCTCTAACCTGATGGCCAGAGCCCAGACATGGTCCTCCTATAAACACCACAATACTGTTAAGTACCTAATTGGGATAGCACCACAGGGATCCATCTCTTTCCTTAGTAAGGGCTATGGTGGCAGGGTGTCAGACAAATTTGTTACCAATGACTGTGGTTTGTTGGACAAACTTGGCTATGGGGATATAGTATTAGCAGACAGAGGATTTGACATTGCTGATAGTGTGGCACAAGTGAGTGCAGAGGTAAAAATACCAGCATCTACCAAAGGAAAATCCCAGCTAGCTGCATTAGATGTAGAACAAACCAGAAAGATTGCACATGTCAGAATTCACGTGGAACGTGTTATTGGACTTGTACGTAACAAGTACAAAATACTTCAAGACACATTGCCATTAGACTATTTCCATTCCCATGACAATTCAACAACTACAATCGACAAGATAGTTACAGTGTGTTGTGCCTTAACAAACTTGTGTAAATCAGTTGTACCTTTCaactaaaatacaaaatactacttgtacatgaatatatactatttcaatattcatGTTGTTTGCCGAATTGAAAGCAAGACCAAAACTTTTTGTTCTAACTAATCAACTTATGAAATTGTATATACACAATTTGCAATCAGCATACAACTTcaatttataaattttgttaGCAGCTGTTATCTGCTTATAATTGGTCAGTATTCATGTTGAGTAACATTTTCTGAAGACATATCTTTTTGTTGTGGAAagacacaaaaataattatgtgtTTTCATATTAAAACTTGTTGAAAGAGATAGCAGTGTTgtgttttgaatgcaaagaAACTTTAATGGCTGTTTTCAGAAATAAATATGATGGGTAATTCAGTCACATAGAAATTGTCCTCATTTATATTCCTATGAGGCCTacctataaaaaaaaaaaattcttcccATCCATATTTGATTCTGGAACATCACTTAGAATTTCTTTTAACTTATAATTCTATATTGGGAGGAATTCGAAACAATATTTAACTTAACTATACCATAAATACCATAATTTGGGATATTAAGGATGTGGTCATATTTGGCACAAAAGCAAcaaaatttatcattatttgtttataattttaatatttggtTATGATCAagttatgaagaaaaaaaagcaGTGCAAATTGGGAAACACCAATTTTAAACACCAAAATTTAACCCTTCTTTTCTGacacaatacaaaaaaaaaatccagatgaccaaaatatcccaatttatgATATAAGAGGTTTTGGTTTTAATTGGAGATCTCGTCTTAACTTTTTGGGGCTGCGGTGACTAAGTAGttaagatatttacaaattatagATCATCATATGACGATTCCTCGTTTTTTTCCCGGGTAATCTAGATCTACTTAAAACTCGACACATCCTTAtaaatgaccctgtctgttaTAGGGGATTATATATTATTCCATAAAATATCTTACACAAACCTAGGACTCCTATATGTTCTGTTCAGTATGTAATTATGTATCAAATGTTCACTGATCACATGCAATTAGTTATAATCATCAGCTGATCATAATAGCATAATTTTCCACCAGGAGTCCATGGAGTGAGGTTGATATTTTACCGGAATAAGGATATGTACCCTTAATAT
Coding sequences:
- the LOC138317034 gene encoding uncharacterized protein is translated as MVNFCAIIGCSNNAKKSAVSFYRLPAVITTQGERTLELSEKKRQTWLSRISRDIPKTSQKYTRVCSEHFVSGKPADLYNESDIDWAPSVNLGHTKKIAQQTPDRGLRNRERHSKKKRMETAQSLISLSLSTNTPSPEPECELEELDPVQDETEGTASQTDLEGGLMFSMENELNRLIGENVDLKTQLTANQISEDMFRHNDDKVKLFTGLPGFSVLMTVFMLIEPHLPLSHNSALTKFQQMMLVFMRLKMNLPVLYVADRFGISTGTVSKVFANTLNVFYKRLKRLVYWPSTDELRKTMPVVFRKDFGLKVTVIIDCFEIFTDRPSNLMARAQTWSSYKHHNTVKYLIGIAPQGSISFLSKGYGGRVSDKFVTNDCGLLDKLGYGDIVLADRGFDIADSVAQVSAEVKIPASTKGKSQLAALDVEQTRKIAHVRIHVERVIGLVRNKYKILQDTLPLDYFHSHDNSTTTIDKIVTVCCALTNLCKSVVPFN